In Phacochoerus africanus isolate WHEZ1 chromosome 14, ROS_Pafr_v1, whole genome shotgun sequence, one genomic interval encodes:
- the KCTD11 gene encoding BTB/POZ domain-containing protein KCTD11 has translation MLGAMFRAGTPMTPNLSPQGGGHYFIDRDGKAFRHILNFLRLGRLDLPRGYGETALLRAEADFYQIRPLLDALRELEASRGTPAPTAALLHADVESSPRLVHFSARRGPHHYELSSVQVDTFRANLFCTDPECLGAMRARFGVANDDRAEGGPHFRLEWAPRPSELPEVEYQRLGLQPLWTGGPGEPREVVGTPSFLEEVLRVALEHGFRLDSVFPDPEDLLNSRSLRFVRH, from the coding sequence ATGCTGGGGGCCATGTTTAGGGCCGGTACCCCCATGACCCCCAACCTCAGTCCCCAGGGAGGTGGCCACTACTTCATCGACCGAGACGGCAAGGCCTTCCGGCACATCCTCAACTTTCTGCGGCTGGGCCGCCTGGACTTGCCCCGTGGATACGGGGAGACGGCGCTTCTCCGGGCAGAGGCTGACTTTTACCAGATCCGGCCTCTCCTGGATGCCTTGCGGGAACTAGAGGCATCTCGGGGGACCCCAGCACCCACAGCCGCCCTGCTCCACGCAGATGTAGAAAGCAGCCCCCGCCTGGTGCACTTCTCCGCTCGCCGGGGCCCACACCACTATGAGCTGAGCTCTGTCCAGGTGGACACTTTCCGGGCCAACCTCTTCTGCACCGACCCCGAGTGTTTGGGTGCCATGCGGGCCCGATTTGGTGTGGCCAATGACGACAGGGCGGAGGGAGGCCCACACTTTCGTCTGGAGTGGGCCCCCCGCCCCTCGGAACTCCCGGAAGTGGAGTACCAGAGACTGGGGCTGCAGCCACTGTGGACTGGGGGGCCAGGAGAGCCACGGGAGGTGGTGGGCACCCcgagcttcctggaggaggtgctgcGGGTGGCCCTGGAGCACGGCTTCCGTCTCGACTCCGTCTTCCCTGACCCCGAAGATCTGCTCAACTCCCGATCTCTGCGCTTCGTTCGGCACTAA
- the TMEM95 gene encoding sperm-egg fusion protein TMEM95 translates to MWMLVLGGIFLAAAEACIFCRLPDHGLSGRLHQLCSQMEAQWKDCEASWNFPAFALDDTSMNKVTEKTHRVLRVVEIKGSLSPLPAYWQWLQKTKLPEYNREALCAPACRGSTILYNCSTCEGFEVHCWPRKRCFPGSHDLWEARILLLSVSGTVLLLGFLSLSVEYRHFQAKSEL, encoded by the exons ATGTGGATGCTGGTCCTGGGTGGGATTTTCCTGGCGGCTGCCGAGGCCTGCATCTTCTGCCGCCTCCCAGACCACGGCTTGTCAGGCCGCCTGCATCAGCTTTGCAGCCAGATGGAGGCCCAGTGGAAGGACTGTGAGGCCTCCTGGAACTTTCCGGCCTTTGCCTTAG ATGACACGTCCATGAACAAAGTCACGGAGAAGACCCACAGAGTCCTGAGGGTCGTGG agaTCAAAGggtctctctccccactccctgcaTATTGGCAGTGGCTTCAAAAGACCAAGCTTCCGGAGTACAACAGGGAAG CTCTCTGCGCTCCCGCCTGTC GGGGCAGCACCATCCTGTACAACTGCTCCACTTGCGAGGGCTTCGAGGTGCACTGCTGGCCCCGAAAGCGCTGCTTCCCAG GAAGTCACGATCTTTGGGAAGCCAGGATTCTGCTCCTCTCTGTCTCGGGAACCGTCCTGCTTCTGGGGTTTCTGAGCCTCTCAGTGGA GTACAGACACTTCCAAGCAAAAAGTGAGCTGTGA